One part of the Chryseobacterium sp. 7 genome encodes these proteins:
- a CDS encoding HTTM domain-containing protein: protein MKILFSLMNLNNKAMKKLNTFYTKIENFFFKQDNQKEFLSFFRVAIGIVILLQFTAVLPDFDKLFSSSSIIPQDIMSVFTPDWLITFSKIVSFLQTFGIEENTTILITQVLFIVLCILIITGFYSRISALLLLILQIALLKGSSFFAYGADFFTSMSLFYLMFFPSDQHFSLRNFIFSRKPGEINITPVKRLFQIHISIAYFFSGLDKALGFNWWNGESIWKAIHLPYSNRDLNIDFSWLTEHSYILSFIGWSTIIIEMCYPIFIWYKPTQKTWLFLTISMHIGIALVLNLYYFSAIMIVWNITNFYFEQPVRKVATSSKKKLSARYIPKQIGS, encoded by the coding sequence ATGAAAATCTTATTCTCATTGATGAATTTAAATAATAAAGCGATGAAAAAGCTGAATACATTCTACACCAAAATTGAAAATTTCTTTTTCAAACAGGATAACCAAAAGGAATTCTTAAGCTTTTTCCGGGTTGCTATAGGAATTGTAATCCTTTTACAGTTTACTGCAGTATTGCCGGATTTTGATAAATTATTTTCAAGCAGCAGTATCATTCCACAGGACATCATGAGTGTTTTCACTCCCGACTGGCTGATAACGTTCTCAAAAATTGTCAGTTTCTTACAAACTTTCGGAATTGAAGAAAACACAACCATTCTCATTACCCAAGTATTATTTATTGTACTGTGTATATTGATCATCACCGGATTTTATTCCAGAATTTCTGCATTGTTGTTGCTTATCCTTCAGATTGCATTGCTTAAGGGAAGTTCTTTCTTTGCTTATGGTGCAGATTTTTTTACGAGTATGTCTTTATTTTATCTGATGTTTTTTCCCTCTGATCAGCATTTTTCATTAAGAAATTTTATTTTCAGCAGAAAACCGGGAGAAATTAATATCACTCCGGTGAAAAGGTTATTCCAGATTCATATTTCTATTGCGTATTTCTTTTCCGGACTGGACAAAGCATTAGGATTTAATTGGTGGAATGGTGAATCTATCTGGAAAGCCATTCATCTGCCCTATTCTAACAGAGATTTAAATATTGATTTCAGCTGGCTGACAGAACACTCTTACATTTTAAGCTTTATAGGATGGAGTACCATTATCATTGAAATGTGTTATCCAATCTTCATTTGGTATAAACCGACACAGAAAACATGGCTTTTCCTCACAATCTCTATGCATATTGGAATTGCGCTCGTTCTTAATCTATATTATTTTTCAGCCATTATGATTGTATGGAATATTACTAATTTCTATTTTGAACAGCCCGTTAGAAAGGTTGCCACCTCATCAAAGAAAAAACTATCTGCCCGCTATATCCCAAAGCAGATTGGTTCATAA
- a CDS encoding CCPGW family putative bacteriocin, with the protein MKNLKKLSREAMKTVQGAINGCNPQIFCTSPQTKCCPGWVCAGIRQYCIAV; encoded by the coding sequence ATGAAAAATTTAAAAAAACTTTCAAGAGAAGCAATGAAAACTGTACAAGGTGCTATTAATGGGTGTAATCCACAGATATTTTGTACTAGCCCACAAACAAAGTGTTGCCCAGGATGGGTTTGTGCTGGTATAAGACAATATTGTATAGCCGTATAA